One Vitis riparia cultivar Riparia Gloire de Montpellier isolate 1030 chromosome 4, EGFV_Vit.rip_1.0, whole genome shotgun sequence genomic window carries:
- the LOC117913529 gene encoding protein CANDIDATE G-PROTEIN COUPLED RECEPTOR 7-like: protein MGNFDFHLNLPHRPILHLLNVLIIISLIPSSVSEIKNTRIIDDSRPMILFERFGFAQYGNVAVSVRDFSWKSTRQNAELEPSSMGFFLVRDVSFPSIFNESEYADNFCILWSRFVKIIFKFDNLAAYNGSMLIEEPDEYSLIFGNCQSETQVSMDVHTEMYNILDGNKNFLPAGQTPLPRLYFIFFLIYSVFVSVWIFICIKQRSDIHKIHMIMGALLLFKALKMICASEDKMYVRKTGTPHGWDVAYYVFGFFKGTMLFTVIVLIGTGWSFLKPYLQEREKKVLMIVIPLQVMENIASVIIAETGPATKDWLTWNQIFLLLDVACCCAVFLPIVWSIRGLREASKTDGKAARNLEKLTLFKHFYIVVVGYLYFTRIVVSAVSSVISYRFEWVMTAADEGASLAFYLFIFHNFQPTQKNPYLVIDDKDEAAAAHMLEEDDSFEL, encoded by the coding sequence ATGGGAAACTTTGATTTCCATTTAAATCTCCCCCATCGTCCAATACTTCATCTTTTAAATGTTCTTATCATCATCTCCCTCATCCCTTCTTCTGTATCTGAGATCAAGAACACACGCATCATAGATGATTCTCGTCCCATGATCCTGTTTGAGCGATTCGGATTTGCCCAATATGGAAATGTGGCGGTTTCAGTGAGAGATTTTTCATGGAAATCAACCCGACAGAATGCAGAACTCGAACCTTCTTCAATGGGGTTCTTTCTGGTTAGAGATGTATCATTTCCAAGCATATTCAACGAGTCCGAATATGCAGATAACTTTTGTATTCTATGGAGTCGGTTTGTGAAAATCATCTTCAAATTCGACAACCTTGCTGCCTACAATGGTTCTATGCTGATAGAAGAACCAGATGAGTACAGTTTGATTTTCGGAAACTGCCAATCAGAAACACAAGTTTCGATGGATGTTCATACTGAGATGTACAACATACTAGACGGCAACAAAAATTTTCTGCCTGCTGGCCAAACCCCATTGCCAAGACTGTATTTCATATTCTTTCTCATATACTCAGTCTTTGTCAGCGTGTGGATCTTCATTTGTATCAAGCAAAGGTCGGATATCCATAAAATCCATATGATAATGGGGGCATTGCTTCTCTTCAAGGCACTGAAAATGATATGCGCCTCAGAGGACAAAATGTATGTTAGGAAAACAGGCACACCCCATGGATGGGACGTGGCCTATTACGTATTCGGGTTCTTCAAGGGTACAATGCTGTTCACTGTGATAGTGCTCATAGGCACGGGGTGGTCGTTCTTGAAACCGTATCTGCAAGAGAGGGAGAAGAAGGTTTTGATGATAGTGATTCCACTGCAAGTGATGGAGAACATTGCTTCAGTGATTATTGCTGAAACGGGGCCTGCAACAAAGGATTGGTTGACATGGAACCAGATATTCTTGTTGTTGGATGTGGCATGCTGTTGTGCTGTTTTCTTACCCATTGTTTGGTCCATCAGAGGCCTGCGGGAGGCCTCCAAGACCGATGGCAAGGCTGCTAGGAACCTGGAGAAGCTCACTCTCTTCAAGCACTTCTACATTGTTGTGGTGGGCTACTTGTACTTCACCAGAATCGTGGTTTCAGCGGTATCGTCTGTTATCAGTTATCGATTTGAATGGGTTATGACTGCTGCTGATGAAGGTGCAAGCTTAGctttctatctctttattttccaTAACTTTCAGCCCACCCAGAAGAATCCATATCTTGTGATTGATGATAAGGATGAGGCTGCGGCAGCTCATATGCTTGAAGAAGATGATTCATTTGAGCTCTAG
- the LOC117912022 gene encoding uncharacterized protein LOC117912022: protein MGAQLLPLPVTATAPPPPSPFLNLKFPVPKRRRFSNSPPSAAPRWDSNAETVRTQRFRFNDFVSDDDDDEDYEFDFGRKEEQRTWWSDDSPGIDDDGEFEFWEESVDGFGVVFKVFRAFGWMLPAIAISMLLGTGPNALIMALALPLGQTALSLAIDKVWGRTSNRPKPRSQTKKKPFSQAARNNRMNEEKRGENKENCKGRETYKSWVGAPDGSVKGSKTAPSFGGWDELDKEGVANKTPRRVPDGPPRQQKKSKLSRRNRETPLLLRLLIAVFPFLGSWAKLL from the exons ATGGGGGCTCAACTCCTCCCACTGCCCGTTACCGCCACTGCACCACCTCCACCATCACCGTTCCTAAACCTTAAATTCCCCGTCCCTAAACGACGCCGTTTCTCCAACTCTCCTCCCTCAGCTGCCCCGCGCTGGGACTCCAACGCAGAAACAGTTCGAACCCAGCGCTTCAGATTCAATGATTTTGTCAGTGACGACGACGACGATGAAGATTATGAGTTTGATTTCGGGAGGAAAGAGGAGCAGAGGACCTGGTGGTCCGATGATTCTCCAGGTATTGACGATGATGGAGAGTTCGAATTTTGGGAAGAATCTGTGGATGGTTTTGGGGTTGTTTTCAAG GTGTTCAGAGCCTTTGGTTGGATGCTTCCAGCCATTGCCATATCGATGCTGCTAGGAACAGGTCCAAATGCTCTCATTATGGCTCTTGCACTTCCGTTAGGACAGACCGCCCTTTCTCTAGCCATTGATAAGGTGTGGGGAAGGACAAGCAACAGGCCAAAACCTAGATCCCAGACAAAGAAGAAACCATTTTCCCAAGCTGCTAGGAATAATAGAATGAATGAGGAAAAGCGAGGAGAGAACAAGGAGAACTGCAAAGGGAGGGAGACTTACAAGTCATGGGTAGGAGCACCTGATGGTTCAGTTAAGGGTAGTAAAACTGCACCAAGTTTTGGCGGATGGGATGAGCTAGATAAAGAAGGTGTGGCAAATAAAACCCCACGAAGGGTGCCAGATGGGCCACCAAGACAGCAGAAAAAAAGTAAACTGAGTAGGAGGAACCGAGAAACACCACTGCTGCTGAGGCTGCTGATTGCTGTTTTCCCGTTCTTGGGCTCCTGGGCTAAGTTATTGTGA